In Lonchura striata isolate bLonStr1 chromosome 14, bLonStr1.mat, whole genome shotgun sequence, one genomic interval encodes:
- the CHMP1B gene encoding charged multivesicular body protein 1b: MSNMEKHLFNLKFAAKELNRNSKKCDKEEKAEKAKIKKAIQKGNMEVARIHAENAIRQKNQAINFLRMSARVDAVAARVQTAVTMGKVTKSMAGVVKSMDATLKSMNLEKISALMDKFEHQFETLDVQTQQMEDTMSNTTTLTTPQNQVDMLLQEMADEAGLDLNMELPQGQTGSVGTSVASAEQDELSQRLARLRDQV, from the exons ATGTCCAACATGGAGA AACACCTGTTTAATTTGAAGTTTGCTGCAAAGGAGCTCAACAGGAACTCCAAAAAATGCgacaaagaagaaaaggctgagaaagCTAAAATTAAGAAG GCCATCCAGAAGGGGAACATGGAGGTGGCGCGGATCCACGCGGAGAACGCCATCCGCCAGAAGAACCAGGCCATCAACTTCCTGCGCATGAGCGCCCGCGTGGACGCCGTGGCAGCCAGAGTCCAGACTGCTGTCACCATGGGCAAG GTTACAAAGTCAATGGCGGGGGTGGTGAAGTCTATGGATGCCACCTTGAAGAGCATGAACTTGGAAAAG ATATCTGCACTAATGGACAAATTTGAGCATCAGTTTGAGACACTGGATGTTCAGACACAACAGATGGAAGACACAATGAGCAACACTACAACATTAACAACGCCACAA aaCCAAGTGGACAtgctcctgcaggaaatggcAGATGAAGCAGG CCTTGATCTGAACATGGAACTACCTCAAGGACAGACAGGTTCTGTTGGTACAAGCGTGGCCTCAGCAGAACAG GATGAGTTGTCACAGAGACTGGCCCGCCTACGTGATCAAGTCTAA